Proteins from a single region of Hordeum vulgare subsp. vulgare chromosome 6H, MorexV3_pseudomolecules_assembly, whole genome shotgun sequence:
- the LOC123406337 gene encoding uncharacterized protein LOC123406337: MTVPEAVALDIPAEEGSPVARVPRRIRRRLLQASESSADAPATAEEIEAKLRDAQLRRQQFHETLSCKARRAVRSTSQPSQGEDPKQRRLEVKLVAAKQKRLSLLEKEQNRLAKLDELRQAAKKDAEMRFNREREELGMRVEHRVQQAEENRIQLLHARLQRRAALEERTKRFFGQRVTSENKYRETTAVLAAAFDVLGINQESANSLPFEKLALCIESPKVLQTTRALLDCLESRFILSETSSSCTPENIDHLLKHLGSPNTRILPSSAARARVTLKKTTRNSDAGKLPRYSPRVVLCAYMILGHPSAVFNVQGEREKLLVESATNFVKQFELLMKTILDGLDGACILQQSTLGAVSPGSSNNQECSSIAADRTKFRSQLASFDKAWCAYLYHFVVWKAKDAKSLEEDLVTAACKLELSMMQTCKLTTEGRSDSLNYTNINSKAIQKQVMVDQKLLREKVWHLGGEAGIERMELALSETRSKFIGAKENRSPLATSDANVTSFSGQSLLSDAKDNLDKDAERLGRVVQSSSKASSSTSQSNTRGNGGQMSSICPGKLPIENELVGYLFKASSSPSESNSGDKVTSSQMSRTVPEKLPTENEQMVNEILHGSFSDSSDDVGKVEGDFKAQVRETMEKAFWDVVVDSMKGDTPDYSYLVNLVKEVRDALHQMASKGWKEEITNNINLEILSQVLESSSSTQGTQYLGQILQYSLGMLRKLSSPAKEDEMKISHDKLLNELIEHSDSHDRGPNAFIIAVIKGLRFTMEELKDLQSEVSRARIQLLKPIIKGSGGVEYLQKSFADRYGSRSNALVSLTSTIQWLSTSKDIVEEEWNEYVSSLQILPATDHVQPLVTTLRAGRGIPDQQQSTVPVAGSTELLPECTGEILDRLVRIGLLQLVSRMEGLERNSVPETFKLNWLRLRGVQSQFQQVIVMATGALVQRQVLMSEDSKISPSELENASLELFSTLTELLGSFSDFGTDKIIEVMVRSSTSAGPCSDEMVENRKQMLSRVFLKSLQTDDTVFRKVSRSVYCTFRAITLGGNGTKGRKLAEAALGRIGATKLTDRVVKAAEVLIKVATISEQVHGPWYSRLL, encoded by the exons ATGACGGTACCGGAGGCGGTGGCACTAGACATACCGGCCGAGGAGGGTTCGCCGGTGGCCAGGGTGCCGCGGCGGATCAGGAGGAGGCTCCTCCAGGCGAGTGAGTCAAGCGCCGACGCGCCGGCAACGGCCGAAGAGATCGAGGCCAAGCTCCGCGACGCCCAACTCCGGAGGCAG CAATTCCATGAAACATTATCATGCAAAGCAAGGCGTGCGGTCAGGAGTACTTCACAGCCATCTCAGGGGGAGGATCCCAAGCAGCGGCGCCTTGAAGTGAAGCTTGTGGCTGCTAAGCAGAAGAG GTTGAGCCTCTTGGAGAAAGAGCAGAATCGTTTAGCTAAATTGGATGAGCTGCGTCAGGCTGCTAAGAAGGATGCAGAAATGAGGTTCAACAGGGAAAGGGAGGAGCTTGGCATGAGAGTTGAACATCGGGTACAGCAAGCGGAGGAGAATCGTATTCAACTCTTGCATGCTCGCTTGCAGAGGCGAGCTGCGCTAGAGGAGAGGACAAAAAGGTTCTTTGGGCAAAGAGTGACATCAGAGAACAAGTACAGGGAGACAACAGCGGTGTTGGCTGCGGCCTTTGACGTGCTGGGGATAAATCAGGAATCTGCTAATTCTCTACCATTTGAAAAACTAGCTCTCTGTATTGAATCTCCAAAAGTTCTTCAGACCACCAGGGCATTGCTTGATTGCTTGGAGAGTCGTTTTATTCTTTCTGAGACATCAAGTTCATGCACACCAGAAAATATCGACCATCTACTCAAGCACCTGGGATCACCAAATACGAGAATCCTACCAAGTAGTGCAGCAAGAGCTAGAGTAACACTAAAAAAGACAACTAGAAATTCTGACGCTGGCAAGTTACCTAGATATTCACCAAGGGTAGTGCTCTGTGCTTACATGATACTAGGTCATCCAAGCGCTGTTTTTAATGTACAAGGCGAGCGAGAGAAACTACTTGTGGAGTCAGCAACAAACTTTGTGAAGCAATTTGAGCTGCTGATGAAGACAATACTTGATGGGTTAGATGGTGCATGCATATTGCAGCAATCTACATTAGGCGCAGTCTCTCCTGGATCTTCTAATAACCAGGAGTGTTCTTCAATTGCTGCTGATCGAACAAAATTCAGATCTCAGCTGGCTTCTTTTGACAAAGCTTGGTGTGCTTATCTTTACCACTTTGTGGTGTGGAAAGCAAAAGATGCTAAGTCGCTAGAGGAAGATCTCGTGACAGCTGCATGCAAGCTTGAGCTCTCAATGATGCAAACATGCAAATTAACTACCGAAGGCCGGTCAGATAGCCTTAATTATACTAATATTAATTCGAAGGCCATCCAGAAACAG GTTATGGTGGACCAGAAACTTCTAAGGGAGAAGGTTTGGCACCTAGGTGGTGAAGCTGGTATTGAGAGGATGGAACTTGCTTTATCAGAAACAAGGTCAAAGTTTATTGGAGCCAAGGAAAATAGAAGCCCCTTGGCAACATCAGATGCAAATGTCACATCTTTTTCTGGACAGTCTCTTCTTTCTGACGCTAAAGATAATTTGGACAAGGATGCTGAAAGGCTAGGTAGAGTTGTTCAATCTTCGTCCAAGGCTTCTTCTTCAACGTCTCAAAGTAACACTAGAGGCAACGGTGGTCAAATGAGCAGCATATGTCCAGGAAAGCTGCCAATAGAGAATGAGCTTGTCGGATATTTGTTCAAAGCTTCCTCTTCACCATCTGAAAGTAACTCAGGAGACAAGGTCACCAGCAGCCAAATGAGcagaacggtgccagaaaagctgCCAACAGAGAATGAACAAATGGTCAATGAGATTCTGCATGGTTCTTTTTCTGATAGCTCTGATGATGTTGGTAAAGTTGAGGGGGATTTCAAG GCACAAGTCAGAGAAACAATGGAGAAAGCTTTCTGGGATGTGGTTGTGGATTCAATGAAAGGAGACACACCAGACTACAGTTATCTGGTCAACCTAGTAAAGGAAGTCAGGGATGCATTGCACCAGATGGCTAGTAAAGGGTGGAAAGAAGAAATAACAAACAATATTAACCTTGAAATTTTGTCCCAG GTACTTGAGTCGAGCTCGAGCACCCAAGGCACACAATATTTGGGGCAGATTCTGCAGTACTCTCTGGGTATGCTGCGTAAACTATCTTCTCCTGCAAAGGAAGACGAAATGAAGATCAGTCATGACAAATTATTGAATGAATTGATCGAACACTCTGATTCTCATGATAGAGGTCCAAATGCATTCATAATAGCTGTCATCAAGGGCTTGCGGTTCACTATGGAAGAATTAAAG GATCTTCAGTCTGAAGTCAGTAGAGCACGAATCCAACTACTGAAACCAATTATAAAGGGCTCAGGTGGGGTCGAGTACCTGCAGAAATCTTTTGCCGATCGCTATGGATCCCGTTCCAATGCATTAGTTTCTCTCACTTCAACTATTCAGTGGCTTTCTACCTCAAAGGATATCGTAGAAGAAGAATGGAATGAATATGTCAGCTCCTTACAGATCCTGCCTGCAACAGACCAT GTTCAGCCATTGGTTACGACCCTCCGAGCTGGTCGTGGAATTCCAGATCAGCAACAATCTACAGTTCCTGTAGCAG GAAGTACAGAGCTACTACCAGAGTGCACGGGAGAAATACTCGACAGGCTAGTAAGGATTGGGCTATTACAGCTTGTCAGCAGGATGGAGGGCTTGGAAAGAAACTCAGTACCCGAGACATTTAAACTCAACTGGTTGAGGCTGCGTGGTGTCCAGAGTCAGTTCCAACAAGTGATCGTTATGGCAACTGG CGCGCTTGTCCAGCGTCAAGTATTGATGAGCGAGGACTCAAAGATCTCTCCCTCAGAACTGGAAAATGCAAGCTTGGAACTGTTCAGCACGCTCACGGAGCTACTAGGCAGTTTTTCTGATTTTGGCACAGATAAGATCATCGAGGTGATGGTCCGTTCATCGACCTCGGCCGGCCCTTGTTCGGATGAAATGGTTGAGAACAGGAAGCAGATGTTGAGCAGGGTCTTCCTCAAAAGCCTCCAGACTGATGACACTGTCTTCAGGAAGGTGTCTCGATCTGTTTACTGCACGTTCCGTGCAATCACCCTGGGTGGCAACGGGACGAAGGGCAGGAAACTCGCCGAGGCGGCCCTGGGGCGCATAGGGGCGACAAAGCTCACCGACCGCGTAGTGAAGGCAGCGGAAGTGCTAATCAAAGTAGCAACAATATCAGAGCAGGTTCATGGCCCGTGGTACAGTCGTCTCCTGTAA